ATGCTTTAAAGAGCTTGGGAAGGATCGTTGTGGGGAAGGTTATTTTGAATCATAATACCCCATCAAGATTGGTTAAGGTAGTAATTGAGTACGGCCTAGAACCGATAATTGTCAATGGTCGTGCTGATGTAGCAGTTGCCGTGGAAGCAATGAAGATTATTTATAATCCAAGAATAAATACTCTAGCGTTAGGAGTTAGAGATGCCCACTTTCTCCCCCTCTTACTTGAAGCCAAGAAAGCTGGAAAAAAAGTAATAATCATAGCTCCAAAAAAAGACCTAAGCCAAGCCCTTCAAAACACCGCAGATGAAATTATAAAGTTATCACGCCCTATCCTTCCCAACATTTAGCATTCTACAATTGATATTTAATCACTTGATTCTCGAGAAAACGTTGTATGGTCAAAAATAAAAATAAACCAAAAATCTACCCTCCAATCGCAACCTTAATTCCCTTCAAGATACTGACCACCTCATCAATTATCTCTCCTAATCCAAGCTCATCCAAAGTCTTCTCAATTTTAACCTCCATGTGGACTGGCACTTTAAAAGTCTCCTCAAAGGGAACAACCACCGTTTCATTCACCGGAACCTCAACCGTCAAATCCAAAGGAACCTTCACCGGGAAAGTGTCCTTGAAGTGAACCCTAACGGTCGTATCAATCGGAACATCAACATACGTATCCAAAGGCACAATAATCTCCTTCTGCTCTCCATTTACATCAACCGTAGTCGTTATGTTTTGAGCAACCCTGGCCCTTGCAACCAGCTTAACCGGAACGGTAACATAAGTATCTATGGGCACTTCCGTCTCAATCTCCTTATTAATAGGCACATCCATAACCATAACAATTGGAACCTCTATCTGCTTGCTTATCGGTACCTCAACCTCCTGATCTATGGGATACTCAAAGGTTATCTTTTGGTCTTTCATCCCTTCCACCACATCAACGACACTGTCGATTTCCGTCATGGCAATGTTCCTCACCTGAAATAGCGCGTAGAGCAAAACTCCGTTAAGCAAAATTGAAATAACCACCAGAACCAGCAAAACATAACTCAACTTGGACGCCATGACTACCACCAGAAATTAGTAAGGAGTTTTGATATTATA
This genomic stretch from Caldisericia bacterium harbors:
- a CDS encoding NYN domain-containing protein; the encoded protein is MKNSIGLIVNGSNVLLKKFNVDLMDILDALKSLGRIVVGKVILNHNTPSRLVKVVIEYGLEPIIVNGRADVAVAVEAMKIIYNPRINTLALGVRDAHFLPLLLEAKKAGKKVIIIAPKKDLSQALQNTADEIIKLSRPILPNI